A single genomic interval of Salinarchaeum sp. IM2453 harbors:
- a CDS encoding cold-shock protein has product MANGTVDFFNDSGGYGFIETDEADEDVFFHMEDIGGPDLEEGQELEFEIEQAEKGPRATNVVRK; this is encoded by the coding sequence ATGGCAAACGGAACGGTTGATTTCTTCAACGATTCTGGCGGCTATGGATTTATCGAAACTGACGAAGCAGACGAAGACGTATTCTTCCACATGGAAGATATCGGAGGTCCTGATCTTGAAGAGGGTCAGGAGCTGGAGTTCGAAATTGAACAGGCTGAGAAAGGCCCCCGAGCGACGAACGTCGTCCGGAAATAA